One Candidatus Zixiibacteriota bacterium genomic window carries:
- a CDS encoding pitrilysin family protein — protein sequence MIRLFLTILGLLMLLTSSLLSAEWQITNLDNGLKVMILEAHQVPQVNISTTVKVGAKNETDFYDGATHLLEHLILFRGTEKMTGEKVGEEMRRHGAYFNGSTSQDWTDFEISLPAEYLEFALQIHSDMLFRSNFGPEAMNEERQAVMEEININEDNPGAKVYYSSLKSLYKGHPYEKDVLGTKGNIGNIPRDSVYAYYKRYYAPNNMTLAIVGDIDAATALDLVKKYFADIKSGTAPLDQYNPPPKYSQVTKIEIKKDIAQAYLMMGMVGPKADSPDQYALDLLSNIIGGGQSSRLWKRLKDQLGIVNSIYFAFSTSKYEGPIYASAVLEPAKIPEAETAIREILADAKKGDFTENELRKAKNSLLTAFYISHEVGLDIADSYAQYDSFIGYKYLEDYPGKIEKVTLADLTAVAQKYLNTDSYILTTVVPK from the coding sequence ATGATAAGACTATTCCTGACCATCCTCGGCCTGCTGATGCTGCTCACATCCAGCCTCTTATCCGCCGAATGGCAGATCACCAACCTTGATAACGGCCTGAAAGTGATGATTCTGGAAGCACATCAGGTTCCTCAGGTCAACATCTCGACAACCGTCAAAGTCGGCGCCAAGAATGAAACCGATTTCTATGACGGGGCCACGCATCTTCTGGAACATCTCATCCTCTTTCGGGGCACCGAAAAAATGACCGGTGAAAAAGTGGGGGAAGAAATGCGCAGACATGGCGCTTATTTCAACGGAAGTACTTCACAGGATTGGACCGACTTTGAGATCTCCCTCCCGGCCGAATATCTCGAATTCGCCCTGCAGATACATTCCGACATGCTCTTCCGCTCCAATTTCGGTCCCGAGGCCATGAATGAGGAACGTCAGGCAGTGATGGAGGAAATTAACATAAATGAGGATAATCCGGGGGCGAAGGTGTACTATTCCAGTCTAAAAAGCCTGTATAAGGGTCATCCTTACGAAAAGGATGTTCTCGGAACCAAGGGAAATATCGGCAACATCCCTCGTGATTCGGTTTATGCTTATTATAAAAGATATTATGCCCCCAATAATATGACATTGGCAATTGTGGGCGATATCGACGCCGCCACCGCTCTGGACTTGGTCAAGAAGTACTTCGCCGATATAAAATCAGGAACGGCGCCGTTGGATCAGTACAATCCACCCCCCAAATACTCTCAGGTCACCAAAATTGAAATAAAGAAGGATATCGCCCAGGCCTATCTGATGATGGGCATGGTCGGGCCTAAAGCCGACAGCCCCGATCAGTACGCTCTCGATTTGCTCTCAAACATTATCGGCGGAGGCCAATCCAGCCGTTTATGGAAAAGGCTCAAAGACCAGCTCGGTATAGTCAATTCAATTTATTTCGCTTTCAGCACTTCAAAATATGAGGGACCTATTTATGCCTCGGCCGTTCTGGAACCCGCCAAAATTCCCGAGGCCGAGACGGCTATCAGAGAAATACTTGCCGATGCAAAAAAAGGAGACTTCACCGAAAACGAATTGCGGAAAGCAAAGAATTCGCTTCTGACCGCTTTCTATATTTCTCATGAAGTGGGGCTCGATATTGCCGACAGTTATGCCCAATATGATTCTTTTATCGGATACAAATACCTCGAGGACTATCCGGGAAAGATCGAAAAGGTGACGCTGGCCGATTTGACGGCGGTGGCGCAGAAATATCTCAATACCGATTCATATATCCTAACCACGGTGGTGCCGAAATGA
- a CDS encoding pitrilysin family protein → MNHRHQIRLLLLILILAAVSTAFAFDFSQFEKKVVEYNLDNGLKILVLPRHDAPVVSFITMVNAGGADDPKGGGGTAHLFEHMAFKGTKDIGTTNLQKELKWMDEEDRIDALLRAEKAKRDLADTIRIASLQAELQKAIDSAVQFVKANEFMEIAEREGGTGLNAGTGYDITAYMGNYPANRLELWMALESDRFINPVLRELYKERDVIGEERRMTRESSPQGKLRDELFATAFVAHPYHNSLIGPMSDIQNFNRASAMAFYKKYYVPSNMVVVIVGDVNPEEVLALAKKYLGKIPAGPKPEPILTVEPPQVAEKRVTLNEKTQPVYFKAFHIPDANHPDRPALDALADYLGQGRTSLLYRTLVKDLKIATTTVAFAGFPGNKYPSLFAIVALPSKDRTNAENDAEILKIIEKVKTETISQEEVDKIKARSKASLINNLSSNEGLAMQLAMYQTIAGDWRRLYREMQLVEAITPEDINRVANKYLDTKASTTVTLESEEK, encoded by the coding sequence ATGAATCACAGGCACCAAATCAGATTACTACTATTGATTCTGATCCTGGCCGCCGTCTCCACCGCTTTTGCTTTTGACTTTTCCCAATTCGAGAAAAAGGTCGTGGAGTACAATCTTGACAATGGACTTAAGATTCTCGTTCTCCCGAGGCATGACGCCCCCGTCGTATCGTTCATTACGATGGTCAATGCGGGCGGCGCGGATGATCCCAAGGGGGGAGGCGGAACGGCTCACCTGTTCGAGCATATGGCTTTTAAGGGAACCAAAGATATCGGCACCACCAACCTGCAGAAGGAACTGAAATGGATGGATGAGGAAGATCGTATCGACGCCCTCCTCCGCGCCGAGAAAGCCAAACGGGATCTGGCCGATACGATCAGGATTGCCTCCCTGCAGGCCGAACTGCAGAAGGCCATCGATTCCGCCGTCCAGTTTGTCAAAGCCAATGAATTCATGGAGATTGCCGAGCGCGAGGGCGGTACCGGTCTGAACGCCGGCACCGGCTATGACATAACCGCCTATATGGGCAATTACCCGGCCAATCGCCTGGAACTCTGGATGGCGCTGGAATCAGACCGGTTCATTAATCCGGTCCTGAGAGAATTATATAAGGAAAGAGATGTTATTGGCGAAGAGCGCCGCATGACCAGGGAATCATCTCCCCAGGGGAAGCTGCGGGATGAACTTTTCGCGACGGCCTTTGTCGCTCATCCCTACCATAATTCCCTTATTGGTCCAATGTCCGATATTCAAAACTTCAATCGCGCCTCGGCCATGGCTTTCTACAAGAAATATTATGTTCCCAGCAATATGGTTGTCGTTATTGTCGGAGATGTCAATCCCGAGGAAGTGCTTGCTCTGGCTAAGAAGTATCTCGGAAAAATCCCGGCCGGTCCTAAGCCGGAGCCGATTTTGACCGTGGAACCGCCTCAGGTTGCCGAAAAGCGGGTTACGCTTAACGAAAAGACCCAGCCCGTTTATTTCAAGGCCTTTCATATTCCCGATGCCAACCATCCCGATCGCCCTGCTCTCGATGCGCTGGCAGATTATCTCGGCCAGGGTCGTACCTCCCTCCTTTATAGGACGCTGGTAAAGGATTTGAAGATAGCCACCACGACCGTGGCTTTTGCAGGTTTTCCCGGGAATAAGTACCCCAGCCTTTTTGCCATCGTGGCCTTGCCCTCAAAAGACCGTACCAATGCCGAAAACGACGCCGAAATTTTGAAAATAATTGAAAAAGTGAAAACGGAAACGATCTCACAGGAAGAGGTCGACAAGATAAAAGCCCGCTCCAAAGCATCCTTGATAAACAATCTCTCCTCCAACGAAGGACTGGCGATGCAACTGGCCATGTATCAGACTATCGCCGGCGATTGGCGCCGTCTGTACCGCGAAATGCAGTTGGTTGAGGCCATCACACCGGAAGATATAAACCGGGTGGCCAATAAGTATCTCGATACCAAGGCCAGTACAACTGTCACCCTGGAATCCGAAGAAAAGTAA
- a CDS encoding pitrilysin family protein: protein MNGLMKVFVTVTLFLVFCCGTGLGGQKATDKLKYPPLRSQEPPRIEKIALNNGLTLYLLEDHELPIINAAVRLGAGEYLVREDKVGLAAIAGAVMRTGGTEKMTGDQIDSALEAIGASIEVNVSRTSGSARMNILSDYADIGLSILADILRRPVFSQDKIDLQKTSERSAIARRNDEPAGICGREFRKVIYGLKSPYAFHTEYSTIDNISREDLIAFHKQCITPENTMIAVWGDFNKDEMAAKLRKYFEEWPTGPGKVPRLPEMKYEFKPGVHYIAKDNINQTSIYMGHIGGLTGDPDYFAMVVMNNILGGAFSSRLFNNVRSKLGLAYTVAGYYSSNIAYPGIYYNYCFTKSESTVKAIRSMIAEIKRMQTDPPTPEEMRLGKDGYLNSFVFNFEDKGEVITRMMEYDYFGFPSDFLYKVKDNIEKVTPADVIAVAQKRLHPDALHIVVVGKGSDFDEPLSALGKVDTIDVTIPSGAAKEEIAVTPETLARGKELFNLAVKACGGKENFKKIKAVSSKGSLSLVTPQGEFALQTTSLFSFPDKTREVIITPMGEMISVSNGKEGWTKQGSNIIPSTEEQMKEAKKESFRNTILAFKNVDDTGYQVVFVTADKVGDKPVNIIQIGTTDGQTTFKLALDAQTGVPVAKIYFGQTMLGPGNLTEIYSDYRDISGVKIPFVVRIESDGQKVAEASLTDYQINPNIPDGSFDKPK, encoded by the coding sequence ATGAATGGACTAATGAAAGTATTTGTTACTGTTACCCTTTTCCTTGTCTTCTGTTGCGGGACAGGCCTGGGAGGTCAGAAGGCCACTGATAAGCTCAAATATCCTCCCTTAAGAAGCCAGGAACCGCCCAGGATTGAGAAAATCGCCCTGAATAACGGGCTGACCTTATATTTGCTGGAAGACCACGAGCTTCCTATTATAAATGCCGCTGTCCGGCTGGGGGCAGGCGAATACCTCGTCCGTGAGGACAAAGTCGGCCTGGCCGCGATAGCCGGCGCGGTGATGCGGACCGGCGGAACTGAAAAAATGACCGGTGACCAGATTGACTCGGCTCTGGAAGCCATCGGCGCTTCTATCGAAGTCAATGTCAGTCGAACCAGCGGTTCGGCCCGAATGAACATTCTTTCTGATTATGCTGATATCGGGCTATCTATTCTTGCCGATATTTTACGCCGGCCGGTTTTCAGCCAGGATAAAATCGACCTCCAGAAAACCTCCGAGCGGTCAGCCATTGCCCGCCGTAACGACGAACCAGCCGGGATCTGCGGCCGTGAGTTCCGTAAGGTCATTTATGGACTCAAATCACCCTACGCCTTTCACACCGAATACAGCACGATTGATAATATTTCCCGGGAGGATTTGATTGCTTTCCATAAGCAATGTATCACCCCCGAAAACACCATGATTGCCGTCTGGGGTGATTTCAACAAGGATGAAATGGCCGCCAAGCTGAGGAAATATTTTGAGGAGTGGCCGACCGGTCCCGGCAAGGTGCCCAGACTTCCTGAGATGAAGTATGAATTTAAGCCCGGCGTTCATTATATCGCCAAGGACAATATCAATCAGACCAGCATCTACATGGGACATATCGGCGGCTTAACCGGCGACCCCGATTATTTCGCCATGGTGGTCATGAACAATATCCTGGGAGGAGCTTTCAGCAGCCGTCTATTCAATAATGTTCGGAGCAAGCTTGGCCTGGCATATACGGTTGCGGGATACTATTCTTCAAATATCGCCTATCCGGGTATTTATTATAATTATTGCTTTACAAAATCGGAATCCACTGTCAAGGCCATCCGCAGCATGATCGCCGAAATAAAGCGGATGCAGACGGATCCGCCGACACCGGAGGAAATGAGACTCGGTAAAGACGGCTATCTCAATTCCTTTGTTTTCAATTTTGAAGATAAGGGTGAAGTCATCACGAGAATGATGGAATATGACTATTTCGGATTCCCCAGCGACTTCCTCTACAAGGTAAAAGATAACATCGAAAAAGTTACTCCGGCTGATGTTATCGCGGTTGCCCAGAAACGGCTGCACCCCGATGCCCTGCATATAGTGGTCGTCGGCAAAGGGTCTGATTTTGACGAACCCCTCAGTGCCCTGGGGAAAGTTGATACCATCGATGTCACAATTCCGTCCGGCGCCGCCAAAGAGGAAATTGCCGTTACCCCCGAAACACTTGCCAGAGGTAAAGAGCTTTTCAATCTGGCGGTTAAGGCCTGCGGTGGAAAAGAGAATTTCAAAAAGATAAAGGCTGTCTCCTCAAAAGGATCGCTTTCTCTTGTCACTCCGCAGGGGGAATTCGCCCTGCAGACAACTTCCCTTTTCTCTTTTCCGGATAAAACGCGTGAGGTCATTATCACGCCTATGGGTGAGATGATTTCGGTCAGCAACGGCAAAGAGGGCTGGACCAAACAGGGTTCCAATATCATCCCCTCGACCGAGGAACAAATGAAAGAAGCAAAGAAGGAGTCATTCCGAAACACAATTCTCGCTTTCAAAAATGTTGATGATACTGGCTATCAGGTCGTCTTTGTGACAGCCGACAAAGTGGGCGATAAGCCGGTCAATATCATACAGATAGGCACAACCGACGGTCAGACCACTTTCAAGCTGGCGCTGGATGCCCAAACCGGCGTCCCGGTGGCAAAGATCTATTTTGGTCAGACAATGCTGGGACCGGGGAATCTGACCGAGATTTATTCGGATTATAGAGATATTTCCGGGGTGAAGATTCCTTTTGTTGTGCGGATTGAATCCGATGGTCAGAAAGTGGCCGAGGCCAGCCTAACCGATTACCAAATTAATCCGAACATACCGGATGGTTCATTTGACAAGCCGAAATGA
- a CDS encoding pitrilysin family protein, whose protein sequence is MRKNTILIVLLLTFGWWVNSCARKETIAIDPDGFGITTLDNNIKILFNTDKTTSLTGARILIGGGILTETSENNGISNLTIKMLLKGNDRMNADQITEKLDFLGAQVAADCFRDFTTINIVCLSKNFEEAFNIISRSLIAPTFPETELEKLKIEIEGTIRAESDDQERSSAKLFWKTIYGDNAYGLPLYGTVENIRKIDAAAIKGHCRKYMGGNNIIVAFSSDLPPEKLMTIVSTLRELPSGAETIPTPNLQLQTGKEGFINYDRNQSFIFYGYPLKHLSAADVPLLMSANEVMGRGIGSRLWGLRQKEQLAYTVYSQFGLNKYDAIFRAGIGTDTSKVAIALASLNREMKKLYDDGITEGELADARVRIKNSLIYQIDQKEKRAINMAYYEFIGYGYKFINELIAGVDKVTVAEANRFIKENFAPDKLYLAVVGKK, encoded by the coding sequence ATGAGGAAAAATACCATACTTATTGTACTATTGCTCACCTTTGGCTGGTGGGTCAACAGCTGTGCCCGGAAAGAAACTATCGCCATTGATCCCGATGGTTTCGGCATTACAACTCTGGACAACAACATAAAGATTCTATTCAACACCGACAAGACCACCTCGCTGACCGGCGCCCGAATATTGATCGGCGGCGGGATCCTCACCGAGACATCCGAAAATAACGGCATCTCCAATCTGACCATAAAAATGCTTTTGAAGGGCAACGATCGGATGAACGCCGACCAGATTACCGAAAAATTAGATTTTCTTGGAGCGCAGGTCGCGGCCGATTGCTTTCGTGATTTTACGACCATCAACATTGTCTGCCTGTCTAAGAATTTCGAGGAGGCGTTCAATATTATCAGTCGCTCTTTGATTGCGCCGACTTTCCCTGAAACGGAATTGGAAAAGCTGAAAATTGAAATCGAAGGAACCATCAGGGCCGAGAGCGACGATCAGGAGAGATCTTCAGCCAAACTCTTCTGGAAAACTATTTATGGCGATAATGCTTATGGCCTGCCTTTGTATGGTACGGTTGAGAATATCAGGAAAATCGACGCGGCGGCTATCAAGGGACATTGCCGGAAATATATGGGCGGCAATAATATCATCGTTGCCTTTTCCAGCGACCTTCCCCCCGAAAAGCTCATGACTATAGTCTCGACATTACGAGAATTGCCGTCCGGCGCCGAGACTATCCCCACTCCCAACCTGCAGTTGCAAACCGGGAAGGAGGGATTTATTAATTATGACCGCAATCAATCCTTCATATTTTACGGCTATCCTCTGAAACACCTTTCGGCGGCTGACGTCCCGCTTCTAATGTCTGCCAATGAGGTTATGGGAAGGGGTATCGGCTCACGGCTCTGGGGATTGCGTCAGAAAGAGCAACTGGCTTACACGGTTTATTCGCAATTCGGTCTTAATAAGTACGACGCCATTTTCCGGGCCGGCATTGGAACCGATACGTCTAAAGTCGCGATCGCGCTGGCTTCATTGAATCGTGAAATGAAGAAGCTTTATGACGATGGGATTACGGAAGGGGAACTCGCCGACGCCAGGGTCAGAATAAAAAACAGCCTTATCTATCAGATCGACCAGAAGGAAAAACGCGCGATCAATATGGCCTATTACGAGTTTATTGGATACGGCTATAAATTCATAAATGAGCTTATCGCCGGGGTCGACAAGGTGACCGTCGCAGAGGCCAATCGCTTCATCAAAGAAAATTTTGCGCCTGACAAATTATATCTGGCTGTAGTCGGGAAAAAATGA
- the pckA gene encoding phosphoenolpyruvate carboxykinase (ATP) — translation MSEKNLAMYGLTNTGPVYWNLSTPALYEEAVRNREGFVGHLGPLVVRTGHHTGRSPKDKFIVKEPGTEKRIWWGEGNRPFDREKFNALYYRVLAYLQGKQLYVQDCYAGASLKYRLPIRVINETAWHNLFVRNMFIRVLDKNELACFQPEFTVINLPHFHALPELDGTNSESFIILNFEKKMVLIGGTSYAGEIKKAIFTVENFFLPQKNILSMHCSANMGAAGDTAIFFGLSGTGKTTLSTEPGRRLIGDDEHGWSEEGIFNFEGGCYAKVIRLSPEGEPEIFECTRKFGTVLENVAIDIETRRVDLNDSSLTENTRAAYPITHIENIVPSGVGGHPNNIIFLTADAFGVLPPVARLTPEMARKYFLIGYTAKIPGTEQGVAEPKATFSPCFGAPFMALEPAVYANLLAEKMKRHQADCWLVNTGWINGPYGTGERISIQLTRTVITAILEGRLKNVGYRKDNIFGFEVPEECPNVPAYILDPSAGWGDKAQYAEAAAKLATSFEKTYLALVKEKEMQEVSS, via the coding sequence ATGTCGGAAAAGAACCTTGCCATGTATGGCCTGACCAATACCGGGCCGGTCTATTGGAATCTGTCGACCCCCGCTCTTTATGAAGAGGCGGTTCGCAACCGCGAGGGATTTGTCGGGCATTTGGGGCCGCTGGTGGTTCGCACGGGACACCACACTGGTCGCTCGCCCAAGGATAAATTCATCGTCAAAGAACCGGGGACGGAGAAGCGGATATGGTGGGGGGAGGGGAACCGGCCATTTGATCGGGAGAAGTTCAACGCCCTCTATTATAGGGTACTGGCCTATCTGCAGGGGAAACAGCTTTATGTCCAGGATTGCTATGCCGGGGCGTCTCTCAAATACCGTCTTCCGATTAGAGTAATAAATGAGACCGCGTGGCATAACTTATTTGTCCGCAACATGTTTATCCGGGTGCTTGATAAAAATGAATTGGCCTGTTTCCAGCCGGAATTTACCGTTATCAATCTGCCCCATTTCCATGCCCTGCCGGAATTGGATGGCACTAATTCAGAGTCCTTCATTATCCTCAATTTCGAGAAGAAAATGGTCCTTATTGGCGGCACCAGCTATGCGGGGGAAATCAAGAAGGCTATTTTCACGGTGGAAAATTTCTTTCTGCCTCAGAAAAATATTCTTTCGATGCATTGTTCGGCCAATATGGGCGCCGCCGGCGATACAGCTATTTTCTTTGGTCTTTCCGGCACCGGCAAGACGACGCTCTCGACCGAACCGGGGCGGCGGCTTATCGGCGATGACGAGCATGGCTGGAGCGAGGAGGGGATATTCAATTTCGAGGGGGGATGCTATGCCAAAGTAATCCGCCTTTCGCCGGAGGGCGAGCCGGAAATATTCGAATGCACCCGCAAGTTCGGCACGGTGCTCGAAAATGTTGCGATCGATATTGAGACGCGGCGGGTTGATCTCAACGATTCCTCGCTGACCGAGAATACCCGCGCCGCCTATCCGATCACGCACATAGAAAACATTGTCCCCAGCGGTGTCGGCGGGCACCCGAATAATATCATATTTCTGACCGCCGATGCTTTTGGCGTCCTGCCGCCGGTGGCAAGGCTGACCCCCGAGATGGCCCGCAAATATTTCCTGATCGGATATACCGCCAAGATACCGGGGACCGAGCAGGGGGTCGCCGAACCGAAAGCGACTTTCAGCCCCTGTTTTGGGGCGCCATTCATGGCGCTGGAACCGGCTGTCTATGCCAATCTTCTGGCCGAGAAAATGAAACGGCATCAGGCCGACTGCTGGCTGGTCAATACCGGCTGGATCAACGGCCCCTACGGAACCGGCGAAAGAATCAGCATTCAACTGACTCGCACCGTAATAACGGCCATCCTTGAGGGCAGGTTGAAAAATGTCGGATATCGAAAGGATAATATATTCGGTTTCGAGGTCCCCGAGGAATGTCCCAACGTTCCGGCTTACATTCTCGACCCCTCGGCCGGGTGGGGGGATAAGGCACAGTATGCTGAGGCCGCGGCAAAGCTTGCCACATCCTTTGAAAAGACATATCTTGCTCTGGTGAAGGAAAAAGAGATGCAGGAGGTTTCCTCTTAG
- the glgP gene encoding alpha-glucan family phosphorylase, producing MKVKQFLVLPNLPERIQRLRELAMNLWFSWNWNIVKLFIRIDSEMWEKANQNPIEMLAYLPQSKLEEVANDEAFLANLDRVYADFQEYLTAKRWYDKTFPDRKDAQIAYFSCEYGIDTGLPIYSGGLGLLSGDHLKAASDLGVPLVAIGLLYRYGYFRQFLSSDGWQQERYEENDWYHMPVTLEKDEKGNPIKFTVDFSGTPVYVQIWKVMVGIIPLYLLDTNIPDNSSKYREITSVLYSGDKDTRLRQEILLGIGGVKALKTLGIKPAAYHLNEGHSMFLLLERIRSLIETEKLTSQEALQVVWSSTIFTSHTPVPAGNESFDPKLLERYLKDYVENIGITWNQFLAIGRVFPADENEQFGMTVAALRLSAFNNGVSKLHGRVTRSMWHNIWPNLPVEEIPISSITNGVHLRSWLSHDMVDLFDTYFGPKFTKQPATFENWEFIHKIPDAELWRVHQRRRERLVFFARKRLRMQLTRRGASSLDIKLSEEVLDPQIMTIGFARRFSSYKRAFLLFKDAARLKKLINNPEMPVQIIIAGKAHPLDNPGKEIIKQILQVSSQEEFRRRIVFLEDYDINIARYLVQGVDVWLNNPRRPQEASGTSGMKAAINGAVNVSILDGWWCEGYTPETGFKIGNGEEYDNADYQDNLENQFLYDVLEREVVPLFYKRNGISLPYKWVTMMKNSIAMAGKDFSSHRMVEDYARRAYIPAINAAALLSGNNFEPTRKLAAWQAGITSKWDQIIVDNIETPAMETSPKVGDRIPVTVRIVLGEINPADVVVQIIAGNLNSLEQMNNYESVIATRLEAGIALPPGQFVYQAEVICKESGRFGIAARVIPHHENLVHNKIPRLIKWW from the coding sequence ATGAAAGTTAAGCAATTCCTTGTTTTACCCAACCTTCCAGAACGTATCCAGAGGCTTCGCGAGTTGGCCATGAACCTCTGGTTTTCCTGGAACTGGAATATTGTCAAGCTGTTCATCCGCATTGACTCCGAAATGTGGGAGAAGGCTAATCAAAACCCTATCGAGATGCTGGCCTATCTCCCGCAGTCGAAACTTGAGGAGGTCGCCAATGATGAGGCCTTTCTGGCCAATCTCGATAGAGTATACGCCGATTTTCAGGAATATCTAACTGCCAAACGTTGGTATGACAAGACTTTTCCCGACCGGAAAGATGCACAAATTGCCTACTTTTCCTGTGAATATGGAATTGATACCGGCCTGCCGATTTATTCCGGCGGCCTCGGCCTCCTATCGGGGGACCACCTGAAGGCGGCCAGCGATCTGGGTGTCCCGCTGGTGGCAATCGGGCTTCTTTATCGTTACGGTTATTTCCGGCAATTCCTTTCCTCTGATGGCTGGCAGCAGGAGCGGTACGAGGAGAATGACTGGTATCACATGCCGGTCACTCTGGAAAAAGATGAAAAGGGAAATCCCATAAAATTCACCGTCGATTTTTCCGGAACGCCGGTTTATGTCCAGATATGGAAAGTAATGGTGGGGATAATTCCCCTCTACCTTCTCGACACCAACATCCCTGACAACTCCAGCAAATATCGCGAGATAACCTCCGTGCTCTATAGCGGCGACAAAGACACCCGCCTTCGCCAGGAAATCCTTCTCGGTATTGGCGGGGTTAAAGCGCTGAAGACGCTTGGTATTAAGCCGGCGGCTTATCATCTTAATGAGGGACATTCAATGTTCCTTCTGCTGGAGCGGATTCGCTCTTTGATTGAAACGGAGAAACTGACTTCTCAGGAAGCGCTTCAGGTGGTCTGGTCATCGACGATATTCACTTCCCACACGCCCGTTCCGGCCGGAAATGAGAGTTTCGACCCCAAGCTTTTGGAGAGGTATCTCAAGGATTATGTCGAAAATATCGGTATTACCTGGAACCAATTCCTCGCCATCGGGCGGGTTTTTCCGGCCGATGAGAACGAGCAGTTCGGCATGACCGTGGCGGCTCTGCGACTCTCCGCTTTCAATAACGGTGTCTCCAAATTGCACGGCCGGGTGACCCGCAGCATGTGGCATAATATCTGGCCCAACCTGCCGGTCGAGGAAATTCCAATCAGTTCCATCACCAACGGGGTGCATCTTCGCTCCTGGCTTAGCCACGATATGGTCGACCTCTTTGATACATATTTCGGCCCCAAGTTCACCAAACAGCCGGCGACCTTCGAGAACTGGGAATTCATCCATAAGATACCCGATGCTGAACTCTGGCGAGTACACCAGCGGCGGCGCGAGCGGCTGGTCTTTTTTGCCCGCAAGCGGCTCAGAATGCAGTTGACCCGCCGCGGCGCATCTTCCCTGGACATCAAGTTGTCCGAGGAAGTACTTGATCCGCAAATCATGACGATCGGATTCGCCCGACGGTTTTCATCTTATAAGCGGGCTTTCCTGCTGTTTAAGGATGCCGCCCGCCTCAAAAAGCTGATTAATAATCCCGAGATGCCGGTACAGATTATTATTGCCGGCAAGGCGCATCCGCTCGATAATCCCGGCAAGGAAATCATCAAACAGATTCTTCAGGTTTCTTCGCAGGAGGAATTCCGCCGCCGGATCGTCTTCCTCGAGGATTATGATATTAATATCGCGCGTTATCTTGTGCAGGGCGTTGATGTCTGGCTCAACAATCCGCGGCGGCCGCAGGAGGCCTCCGGCACCAGCGGCATGAAAGCGGCCATCAACGGGGCGGTCAATGTCTCGATTCTTGACGGCTGGTGGTGTGAGGGATATACGCCGGAAACCGGCTTTAAAATCGGCAACGGCGAGGAATATGACAACGCCGATTACCAGGATAATCTCGAAAATCAATTTCTCTATGATGTTCTCGAACGCGAGGTCGTCCCCTTATTTTATAAGCGGAACGGCATCAGTCTTCCCTACAAATGGGTCACCATGATGAAGAATTCCATTGCCATGGCCGGGAAAGATTTCAGTTCGCATCGGATGGTTGAGGACTATGCCCGCCGCGCTTATATCCCTGCCATAAATGCAGCCGCCCTGCTTTCGGGAAATAACTTCGAGCCGACCCGAAAACTGGCCGCCTGGCAGGCGGGGATCACCTCGAAATGGGACCAGATCATTGTCGATAATATTGAGACGCCGGCCATGGAAACCTCTCCCAAAGTAGGTGACCGAATTCCGGTGACTGTGAGAATCGTTCTGGGAGAAATAAATCCTGCCGATGTCGTGGTTCAGATTATTGCGGGAAATCTCAATTCCCTTGAACAAATGAATAATTATGAGTCGGTCATAGCCACCAGATTGGAGGCGGGAATCGCACTTCCACCCGGACAATTTGTCTATCAGGCCGAGGTCATTTGCAAGGAATCGGGGCGGTTCGGGATCGCCGCCCGTGTCATTCCACACCATGAGAATCTGGTGCATAACAAAATACCGCGCCTGATTAAGTGGTGGTGA